A single Caretta caretta isolate rCarCar2 chromosome 2, rCarCar1.hap1, whole genome shotgun sequence DNA region contains:
- the GPNMB gene encoding transmembrane glycoprotein NMB, with protein sequence MKGLCLLGVLLLAEGVLHAAAKQFRDVMSHGRSSSHVRSHKKLHGWSPDQNQWNEKLYPFWEKGDPRWNDCWRGGKVVARLTSDSPALVGSNVTFAVNLQFPRCQKEDNDSNIVYDRICRNDSSDFSDEYVYNWTEWIDDCGWEICTSNNTHNVFPDGRPFPHHPGWRRRNFVYLFHTAGQYYQKTGGSSAIVSINTTNITLGKQMMVVSVYRRGHRTYVPVATASGIYVVTDQIPLYVNLSQKNDRNASDSVFIKDSPITFDVKIHDPSHYLNNSAISYEWDYGDGSGSFISNSPISTHTYTLQGNFSLNLTVQATIPVPCEPATPTPPLPTSPGATTQNSTSTANKTELTTPAITTKPPSNLDSPTSTGVMEDTPDGGCHIYRYGHYKTTISIVEGILQVNVIQMTSVQMTVAQGENSLVDFVVTCQGSLPTDACTIVSDPTCQVSQNVVCDPVEVTDQCLLTIRRAFNEPGTYCVNITLGDDTSQALASALISVNGAPGSSSRTVEGVLITSGFLVAFLIFVTLLLHKRYKEYKPIERSAEQVENREGLNVYFNNVKAVLFPGNNERDPLLKTKPGIV encoded by the exons ATGAAGGGTCTCTGCCTCCTCGGAGTCCTGCTCCTGGCCGAAGGGGTTCTGCATGCTGCTGCCAAAC AGTTTCGAGATGTGATGAGCCATGGAAGATCTTCTTCTCATGTCAGGTCCCATAAGAAGCTACATGGCTGGTCTCCTGATCAAAATCAGTGGAATGAAAAGCTTTATCCTTTCTGGGAAAAAGGAGATCCTAGATGGAATGACTGCTGGAGAG GAGGAAAGGTGGTGGCCAGATTGACCTCTGACAGCCCAGCTCTAGTAGGATCAAACGTGACCTTTGCTGTGAACCTACAGTTTCCCAGGTGCCAGAAAGAAGATAATGACAGCAATATAGTATATGACAGGATCTGCAGGAATG ATTCCTCAGACTTTTCTGATGAGTATGTCTACAACTGGACTGAGTGGATTGATGACTGTGGCTGGGAAATCTGCACAAGCAACAATACCCATAATGTGTTCCCAGATGGGAGACCTTTCCCTCATCATcctggctggagaaggaggaacTTTGTCTATTTGTTTCATACAGCTG GCCAGTACTACCAAAAAACTGGAGGCTCTTCAGCAATTGTTTCCATCAACACAACAAATATCACCCTTGGCAAACAGATGATGGTGGTCTCCGTTTACAGAAGAGGTCATCGAACATATGTTCCAGTTGCAACAGCAAGTGGCATCTATGTTGTGACAG ACCAGATTCCTTTATATGTGAACCTGTCCCAGAAGAATGATCGCAATGCCTCAGACTCTGTCTTCATCAAGGATTCTCCTATCACATTTGATGTCAAGATCCATGATCCCAGCCACTACCTTAACAATTCTGCTATCTCCTATGAGTGGGATTATGGAGATGGCAGTGGCTCATTTATATCCAACAGCCCTATTTCAACTCACACTTATACACTGCAGGGAAACTTCAGCCTGAATTTGACCGTCCAAGCTACTATACCTGTACCTTGTGAGCCTGCAACACCTACCCCACCACTTCCTACCTCGCCAG GGGCAACAACTCAAAACTCAACCAGTACTGCAAACAAAACTGAGCTGACCACTCCTGCAA TAACTACTAAACCACCCTCTAACCTGGACTCTCCCACCAGCACTGGTGTAATGGAAGACACTCCTGATGGAGGCTGCCATATTTACAGATATGGACATTATAAAACTACTATCTCCATTGTAG AGGGAATCCTTCAGGTAAACGTTATTCAGATGACAAGTGTCCAGATGACAGTGGCTCAAGGTGAAAACTCCCTGGTTGACTTTGTTGTTACCTGCCAAGGGAG TCTTCCTACAGATGCCTGTACAATAGTCTCTGACCCCACATGCCAGGTGTCACAGAATGTGGTATGTGACCCTGTTGAAGTTACTGATCAATGCTTACTGACCATCAGAAGAGCCTTCAATGAGCCCGGAACCTACTGTGTAAACATTACATTGGGTGATGATACAAGCCAAGCCCTCGCAAGTGCCCTTATATCTGTAAATGGAG CTCCAGGGTCATCTTCGAGGACAGTGGAAGGTGTCTTGATCACCTCAGGTTTCTTGGTGGCGTTTCTCATCTTTGTGACTCTCCTTCTTCACAA GAGATACAAAGAGTACAAACCTATTGAAAGAAGTGCAGAACAAGTGGAGAACAGGGAGGGACTGAATGTTTACTTCAACAATGTCAAGGCTGTTCTCTTCCCTGGGAACAATGAGAGAGATCCTCTGCTGAAAACCAAACCAGGAATTGTTTAA